A single Tuberibacillus sp. Marseille-P3662 DNA region contains:
- a CDS encoding ABC transporter permease, with product MRRIEHVMHVAVIIIVLIGIVIPFMPLVLSSFSHGWKWPEVIPHGLNLRAWDFVFFGKSGTWEAIWTSLEIAFIVTAVNLLLALPAANVLGRLTFRGQWLIEGLIYAPILIPAFISVMGMYITFIRIGLTDSMTGVIVAHIIPTLPYMIRALMVSYSTLGFQWEEQGQMLGAGYLQRFWYIVIPHLLPGIVSGASLSMLVSLSQYIVTFLVGGGQVMTLPLILFPFISGGDPAIGSAYTLMFAGMAAFALFVMDILLKKYYGKKMTVHV from the coding sequence GTGAGAAGAATTGAACATGTTATGCATGTGGCTGTCATCATCATTGTGTTGATCGGTATCGTCATTCCGTTTATGCCGTTGGTGCTTTCAAGCTTTTCCCATGGCTGGAAATGGCCAGAGGTGATTCCGCATGGATTGAACCTAAGGGCTTGGGACTTTGTTTTTTTCGGGAAAAGCGGCACATGGGAGGCCATTTGGACAAGTCTCGAGATTGCCTTTATTGTGACCGCTGTTAATTTACTGCTAGCACTCCCAGCAGCCAATGTGCTTGGACGTCTGACGTTTCGAGGTCAATGGTTGATTGAGGGACTGATTTATGCACCGATTCTGATTCCAGCATTTATTTCCGTAATGGGTATGTATATCACGTTTATCCGTATCGGATTAACGGATTCCATGACTGGCGTGATTGTAGCTCATATAATTCCTACGCTGCCTTATATGATACGAGCGTTAATGGTTAGTTACAGTACGCTCGGGTTTCAATGGGAAGAACAGGGACAAATGCTCGGAGCGGGATACCTTCAGCGCTTCTGGTATATCGTGATCCCACACTTATTGCCGGGGATCGTGTCAGGGGCTAGTTTAAGCATGCTTGTTTCGCTAAGCCAGTATATTGTTACCTTTCTAGTCGGTGGTGGGCAGGTCATGACGCTACCCCTTATCCTATTTCCATTTATCAGCGGGGGTGATCCGGCGATTGGTTCAGCGTATACATTGATGTTTGCCGGGATGGCGGCGTTTGCTTTGTTTGTCATGGATATTTTATTAAAAAAGTATTACGGAAAAAAGATGACCGTTCACGTATAG